The Pseudooceanicola aestuarii genomic sequence GCGGAGAGCGGGAGCGGGATATTTCCCTGCGCAGCTTCCACAATCCCGGCGGCGGGCCGGAGGAATTCGCCATCCTGCCCAACAAGGCGCTGGAGGCACCGCCCTCCTATGCGGAACTGCCGGCGCCGACGCCGGGACAGGGCAACCGTACCGACCTGACACCGGAGGCCGACGCGGTCGCGGCGTTGGGCGGCAACCCGGCGGCGCTGGACAATCGGGGCGTGGCCGCATCGGATGCGGCGCTGGTCGCCCATGCCGGCCGGCGCGGCATCAACCCGGACATCCGCCCCGTCCTGACCGAAGAGGACGAGGATTTCCGCCGTCGCAAGTCGCGGTTCACCAAGATCCGGCTGTTCCGCGTCGATCGGTATTATCCCGCCTACAAGCGCCAGGCGCTGGACGGCCAGAAAGAAAAACAGCGGTGGCAGAACGCCGGCGCGCCGACGCCCACCGCCCCGCCTGCGGTTCAGTGACCCGACCAGCGGGGCGTGCGCCCCGGTGACGAGGCGCATCTGTCACGCGGCCTTGGATGCCAGGGGGCAGGGTCTGGCGTGCGACATCGGGCAATGCAGATACGACGGCGTCACACCCCCGGTGTCGCGCCGTTTCGCTTTTCTGGGGGACCGGTCGCCGTGAAATAGGGGCCGCCGTGCCGCCGCGCCCGTGGTTTCCCTTTGCCGCGATTGGGTCTATTGCAGGTCAGCCGGATGGCCGGGCCCTCACGGTCTGTCATCCCGCGCGCCAGTAGGAGAACCAGATGTCCCAGCCGCTTGATCCCGTTGACCTGACCGCCCGCCTTGTCCGCTGCCCCTCTGTCACGCCGGAGGAGGGCGGCGCCCTGCGCCTGCTGGAAGAGATGCTGACCGGCGCTGGCTTCACCTGTCACAGGGCCGATCGGGGCGGGATCTCCAACCTGTTCGCCCGCTGGGGCGACAAGGGACATGCCCGCACCCTGGGCTTCAACGGGCATACCGACGTGGTCCCGGTGGGCGATACGGCGGCCTGGTCCGTCGATCCCTTTGGCGCCGAAATCCGGGATGGGAAGCTGTGGGGACGCGGCGCGACGGACATGAAATCCGGCGTCGCGGCCTTTGCCGCCGCCGCCGTGGATTTCGTCACCCGGACACCGCCCGATGGGGCCGTCGTGCTGGCCATCACTGGCGACGAGGAAGCGGACGCCACCGATGGCACCCGCGCCCTGCTGGACTGGATGGACAGCACCGGCGAGGCGATGACCCATTGCCTGGTCGGAGAGCCCACCTGCCCCGAGGTGATGGGCGAGATGATGAAGATCGGGCGGCGCGGCTCTCTCACCGCGAAGTTCACCGCCAACGGCGTGCAGGGCCATTCCGCCTATCCCCACCGCGCGAACAATCCGATCCCCGCGCTGGTGCGTCTGATGGATCGCCTTTCCGGGCACGAGCTGGACACGGGCACCGATCATTTCGACCCCTCCACCCTGGCCGTCGTCACCATCGACACCGGCAACCCGGCCACCAACGTGATCCCCGCCGCCTGCCGTGCCACGGTCAACATCCGGTTCAACGACACCCATTCCGGCGACAGCCTGACCCGCTGGCTGCAACGCGAGGCGCAGGAGGTCAGCCGTCTGTTCGACCTGCCCATCGACGTGGAGATCAAGGTCAGCGGCGAGGCCTTCCTGACCCCGCCCGGAGCATTCTCCGAGCTGGTCGCGAGGGCGGTGGCGGCGGAAACCGGTGTGACCCCGGTGGCCAGCACCTCTGGCGGGACATCGGATGCGCGGTTCGTCAAGGATCACTGCCCGGTGGTTGAATTCGGGCTGGTCGGTCAGACGATGCACCAGGTGGATGAACATGTCGTCGTCGACCAGATCACCCAGCTCAAGGCGATCTACGGCCGGATCCTCGCCGATTACTTTGCCTGACATCCAGGTCCGGGGCGCTGCCGCCGCGCTCTGATGCCAGGGGAGGCGCAGGACCGTGGTTCGCGGCGCGGGGGGCTGTGGCGTTTGAACGGCCTGACGGGGGTGGACAGCGCCGGCGCCGCCCCCATTTCCTTCATGACGCCCCGTTGCACCCGTGATAGGCCTCGCTCATGACAGATCTGCCTTCAAAATCCGATATCCTGCAATGGATCTCCGACAACCCCACCCAGACGGCCAAGCGTGACATCGCCAAGGCCTTCGGGATCAAGGGCGCCGCGCGCATCGATCTGAAGCGCCTGCTGAAGGAGCTGGAGGACGAAGGCCACCTGGAAAAGCGCAAGAAGACCTACCGCGATCCGGATCGCCTGCCGCCCGTCAGCGTGTTGCAGGTGGCCGAACCCGGCCCCGATGGCGACCTGACCGCCCGGCCGCTGGAATGGGCGGGGGAGGGGCCGGAACCTGCCGTGCACATCATCGCCCGCAGTTCTGACCCGGCCCTGGGCGCGGGGGACCGTATCCTGGCCCGGTTGACCCTGATCGAGGGCGCGCATGCCTATGAGGCCCGCCTGATCCGCAAGATCGGACACAATCCGCAGCGCATCCTGGGCGTCTACCGCCAGGGGGCGGAGGGCGGGCGCATCATGCCCATCGACAAGGGGTCGGACCGCGAATGGCTGGTGCCCGACGGCGCCACCCACGGCGCCCGCGATGGCGAATTGGTCGAGGCCGAGCAGAGCGGCCCGAAATCCCGCATGGGCCTGCCCCGCGCCCGCATTGTGGCGCGGCTGGGCGATCCCTCGGCACCGCGCGCCGTATCGCTGATCGCCATTCACCAGCACGGCATTCCCGACGCCTTCCCCGATGATGTCGTCGCGGAGGCCGACGCGATGAAACCCGCCGGGCTGAAGGGGCGCGAGGATCTGCGCCATCTGCCGTTGGTCACCATCGACCCGGCCGATGCCCGCGACCATGACGACGCCTGCTATGCCCAGGCCGACGACGACCCGAAAAATCCCGGCGGCCATGTGCTGTGGGTGGCGATCGCCGATGTGGCCCATTACGTGCGCCCCGGCACCGCGTTGGACCGGGAGGCCCGGCGGCGCGGCAATTCCACCTACTTCCCCGACCGCGTGGTGCCGATGCTGCCCGACCGGCTGTCGGGCGATCTGTGCTCCCTCCACGAGGGGGTGCCGCGCGCCTGTATCGCGCTGCGGATGCGGCTGGATGCGGATGGCAACAAGATCGATCATGCCTTCCACCGCGGCATCATGCGTTCTGCCGCCTCGCTGCATTACGAGGAGGTGCAGGCGGCCATGGACGGCGCGCCCAATGACCGCACCGCCCCGCTGATGGAAGAGGTTCTGGAGCCGCTCTATGCCGCCTACGCCGCGTTGGTGCGCGCGCGCGAAGCTCGGCAGCCGCTGGATCTGGACCTGCCCGAACGCCGGATCGAATTGTCGGAGGAGGGCGAAGTCACCTCGGTCCGGTTCAAGGATCGTCTCGATGCGCACCGCATGATCGAGGAATTCATGGTTCTCTCCAACGTCGCCACGGCGGAGACGCTGATCGCCAGGAAGGTGCCCTTGCTGTTCCGCGTGCATGAGGAGCCGCCGGTGGAAAAACTGGAAAGCCTGCGGGAAACGGCCCAGGCGTCGGGCTTTGCCCTGGCCAAGGGGCAGGTGGTGCTGACCCGCCATTTGAACCAGCTGCTGGATCAGGCTGCCGGCACCGATTTCGCGGAACTCATCAACATGTCCACCCTGCGCAGCATGACGCAGGCCTATTACGCCCCGGTGAATTTCGGCCACTTTGGCCTGGCGCTGAAGCATTATGCGCATTTCACCTCGCCGATCCGGCGCTATTCCGACCTGGTGGTGCATCGTGGGCTGGTCCGCGCCCATGGATGGGGGGAGGACGGGCTGACCCCGCAGGAGATCGAGACGCTGGATGCCACCGGTGCCCATATCTCCGAGACGGAGCGGCGGTCGATGACGGCGGAGCGTGACACTACGGATCGCTATCTCTCGGCCTATCTGGCAGAGCGGGTTGGCAGTGAATTCACGGGCAGGATCAGCGGTATTGCCCGGTTTGGCGCCTTTGTGCGGCTGGACGAGACGGGCGCCGACGGGTTGATCCCGATGCGGTCTCTGGGGGCGGAATATTTCCATTTCGACCGCGATGCCGGCACCCTGATGGGCAGTGAAACCGGGGTGGAAATCGCGCCCGGTCAACGCGTGCGTGTCAAGCTGGCAGCCGCCGTGCCCGTGACCGGCGGGCTGGAGCTGGAGCTGCTGGAGCTTGACGGCCAGCAGATGCCCGGCGGTACCGGCGGACGGGGCGGGCGCGGCGGACGAGGCGGCCCGCGCGGACGCGGCGACAGTCCGCGCCGCAAATTGGTGAAGGCCAAACGCAAATCCGACAAGATCAAGCGCAAGGTGAAACGCCAGCGCCACTGAGCGCCGCGCGGAATCCTGCGCGCCTGCCGCGGCGCTATCTTTCGAAATCGGCGCCAAGGCTATATGCTGTTGTCACAAGTCCGGCAAACGGGCAGCGAAAACAGAGCAGTCAGGGCGGTCACCATGACACGTATCCACGCGGGCCTTCCGGGTCTGGTCCTTCTTTGCGGGTTGCAACTGGCGGTGGCAGAGGCCGTGCGCGCCGATGCGCCCGGCCGGTCTCTGCGGCCCCAGGTCCGACCGGCCAGCATCACCTCCATGGCGACCCGCGTCGCGGCGGCGCGTCCGGTGGATGTGGCCCCGCCCACGCCCGGCGCCCCGGCCTCCGCCGATGCGGGGGAGGTGGCCCGCGCAGCGCTGCGGGCCATCGAAGTGACGCGCAATGCCAACCCCCGTGCGCCCGCCCTGCCGCGCGGCAATGCCACCGACGAGTTGTCGAACGTGATCGCCGTGACCGCCCGCGAATCGGAGGCCCACGCCCCCGTCACCCTGGTGCGCCGCAGCCTGCGCCCCCGTCTGCGCCCCGCCAACCTGGCGGAGGCCCCACGCCGCGCCGCCGCCGCCGCCGCCCCTGCGCCACAGGCCGTGCCTGCCGCGCTGCAAGCCGATTTCAACCGCTGGATCGCCGGGTTCCGGGGGCGCGCGCTTTCGGCGGGGGTCTCCGGCGCGGTGTTCGACCGGGCCTTTGCCGGCGTCGAATACCTGCCGCAGGTCGTGAAACGCGACGGCAACCAATCGGAATTCACCACCTCCACCGGCGATTACCTGTCGCGCGCGGTGTCCGACAGCCGCGTCCGCAACGGCCGTGCCGCCGCCGCCGAACAGGCCGGCCGCCTGAATGCGATTGCCGCGCGCTACGACGTGCCCGGCCATTACGTGGCCGCCGTCTGGGGCATGGAAAGCAATTACGGCGCCAACCGGGGCAACACTCCGCTGATCTCCGCGCTGGCGACGCTGGCCCATGACGGCCGGCGCGGTGCCTTCTTCGAGAAGCAGCTGATCGCGGCGCTGAAGATCCTGCAAAATGGCGATGTCCGGCCCGAGGACATGACCGGCAGCTGGGCCGGGGCCATGGGCCACACGCAATTCATCCCGACCTCCTACGCGGCCTATGCCGTCGATTTCACCGGCGATGGCCGCCGGGACATCTGGTCCGACGATCCGACCGATGCGCTGGCCTCTACCGCCGCATACCTGGCCAAGGCCGGCTGGATCCCCAACATGCCCTGGGGGGTGGAGGTCATCGTGCCGCGCGATTTCAACTTTGCGCTGGCGCATGGACCCAAGAAGATGCCGTCGGAATGGGAACGGCTGGGCCTGCGCGCCGCCGATGGCGGGCGGCTGCGCGATCACGGATCGGCAAAACTGCTGTTGCCCTCCGGAGCGCAGGGCGTGGCCTTTCTGACCTTCCGCAACTTCGACGTGATCAAGCGGTACAACAATTCCGATGCCTATGCGCTGGGTGTCGGTCACCTGGGGGACCGCATCGCCGGGGCTGGCCCGTTGAAAGGCTCATGGCCGGAAGGCGACCACCGCCTGAAACGGGCGGAGCGGGAGGAGGTCCAGCGCCTGCTGGCCCGGCGCGGGTTCGATCCCGGTGGGGTGGACGGTCGGCTGGGGCCGAATTCCATCCGCGCCATCCGCGCCTTTCAATCCAGCGCCGGGCTGGTGCCGGATGGCCACCCGTCCGTGCCCCTGTTGCAGGCGCTGCGGCGCTAGGCTGCCTGGCGGTCTCGTGCCCGGACCTGCACCGCAGGATGGGCAGGCGGAAGGCGCCACGGGGTGCCTTAGGCGGGGGGAATCAGCTTGCCTGGGTTCATGATGCCCGCCGGGTCCAGCGCGGCCTTGATCGCGCGCATGGCGGCCAGCGCGGCGGGATCCTTGCGCCGGGTCATGGCGCCCAGTTTGACCGTGCCGATGCCATGTTCGGCCGAGAAGGTGCCGCCCAGGTCCAGCGCGATCCCCTCGATCTCCTCCATCACATGTTCCTTGTGCACGGGATCGGCGTCACGCGGGAAAATCGTGTAATGCACGTTGCCGTCCCCCAGATGCGCCACCACCGATGTCGTCGCAGCGGGATCGAGCTGTGCCAGACGCGCATCCGCCCGGCGCAGGAATTCCGCCACCCGGTCCAGCGGCACGGCCACGTCCAGGGTAATCCGCAGCTTGTGCTGACCCGCGATTTCGGCGGCGGCCTCCCGTCGGGCCCACATCTCCCGGCGCTGTGCCTCGGAACTGGCGATCACCGCGTCGGAGATCCGGCCATCCTCCAGCATCCGGCCCAGCACCTCCTCCAGCCGGGACTGCACCGGGATGCGGCCATCGGGGCCGGGGGTGCAATCGCGCGGAGCCAGAGCGCCGACCTCCACCAGGATGTTCACCGGCCAGGTCCGGTCGAAGGGCGCGCGGTGGCCGGGGGGCAGGGCGGTGTGGGCCTGCACATAGGTGCCGGGCATGTATTCGCAAGCCTCCACGCTGCCGCCCGTCTCTGCCTGTAGCGTGTTCAGCAGCGCCAGCGCATCGTCCAGATCGTCCATGGCGACCATGGCGGTAGCATAGGCGCCGGGCTTCGGGAACAGCTTGACATGGGCGGCGGTGATCACGCCCAGCGTACCCTCCGCCCCGATCAGCAGGTGCCGCAGGTCATAGCCGGAATTGTCCTTGTGCAGCGGGGACATCAGATTCATCACCGCGCCCGAGGGCAGGACCGCCTCGATCCCCAGCACCAGGTCGCGGGTATTGCCGTAGCGCAGCACGTTGGACCCGCCCGCATTGGTGCCAAGCGCCCCGCCGACCATCGCCGATCCGCGCGCCCCGAAAGTCAGGGGAAAGACCAGGTCGTGATCCTCGACCGCGCTGTGCAGATTGGCCAGGATCACCCCGGCCTCCACTACGGCAGAGCGCCCCTCCGCCCGGATTTCGCGAATGCGGTTCATCCGTTCCACCGACAGGATCAGCGCGCCCTCTCCGTGGCCCGCGCGGGTCAGCCCGGTGCGCCCGGCGACGGGGATCAACGCCGTTCCGGTCGCGCCCGCCAGCCGCACGATGGCCGCCACTTCTTCGGTGGAGGCGGGGCGCACAACGGCCAGCGGCACGGTCGCATGGGCCGGATCGCCCCAGCCATGGCCATAGGGCGCGGCATCCGCCCCGGTCAGAACATGCTCTGCCCCGACGATCGCCTGCAAGTCTTCCAGCATCCGCGCTCCCTCTCCGTTTCGGTCCCGGCGCGCGATCATGGGCAAGTGCCGTCGGAACGGCAAGCGGCGGGCCGGCGAAAACCCGGCTTTTTCCGCTTGACCTCCATCGGAGCCTGCCCTAACTAGCGCCACGGTTTGGCGGAGTAGCTCAGTTGGTTAGAGCAGCGGAATCATAATCCGCGTGTCGGGGGTTCAAGTCCCTCCTCCGCTACCACCACACCCCCATATTCTCAGAGTACGACACGTGGGCGCGCCTGTGCGCGCTGATGGTTATGTGCCTCTCCGGGCGGAGGTCAGGCACAGGCGACGGCCCGGGCCATGAAGGCAGAGGCGACAACGCCGTCGATCAGCACCGATCCTGTCCGCGTCGACAGCCGCTGGCGCAGGCGGGACATGCCGGCGCAACCAAGAACGACGGCACCGGCCCCCCTGGACCGCGCCGTGGCAATGGTAATCGCAAGCCGGTCTTCGACGGCTTGTCCGCCTTGCTCGACCTCCAGCACCGGCAGCCCGGAGGCAAAGACCCCGAAACAGGCCTGTCGATGGCCATAGGCGTCCACGTTCGCCGCGATCACCGGCACGGAGATGTCGAGGGTCGTGACGATACCGAAGCGGTCGCTGTGCAGCGTCGCCAGCGACATGGCGGCCTGTCCGATGCCGATCACCGGGCAATGTGCCGCGGCCCGCATCCGGGCCAGACCGGTGTCGTCGAAACACCCGATGACAATCGCGTCCACACCCGTGGCCCGCGCCTTCGGAAGGAGGGACAGCATTCCCTTGATCGCGGCGGCGCCATCTTCCGGGCCCTGAATCGCGGGCGGGCCAAGGTGATTGGTCCAGCCCAGCACGTCGGCGTCCGGCGCGGTGTCTCGGGCGACCGCCACCATGCTGTCGGTCATGGCCTCGGTGGAATTCGGGTTGAGGTAGAGCAGGCGCATGCTCAGACCTGCGACCGTGCGTGTCTGGCCCAATCCCGAAGGATCTTCGCGGCTTCCGCGTCCAGATGCTGTTCGGAGGGCATGGCGCGCTCCCCGACTGCGCGCCCGCATTCATGGGTCAGACGATCGACATCCACGGGAAAACGCGCGGCTTCGGGCAGATCGGCGATGGCCTCACCGGCCTGCGCCATGTCGGCGGCGTAATAAAGCGCGGTGATCCCGGCGATGTTCATCGCCGCCACGCACAGGGCACAGGGTTCGCAGCTGGAATACAGCTGACAGCCGCGCAGATCGACGGTTTCAAGGTTGCGGCAGGCATCGCGGATCGCTTCGGTTTCGCCATGCGAGGTGGGATCGTGGTGCATGACCGAGCGGTTGATGCCCTCGCCGACGATCTTGCCGTCCTTTACGATGACCGCGCCGAACGGCTCCGTTCCGGGGGTGTCGAGCGCCTGGGCCGAAATCGCGATGGCGCGGCGCAGGAAGGTCTCATCGTACATCGGGGGTTCCTTCTTCGGCCGCGAAACAGGCAACGCGACGGTTGTGGACATCGGGACTGCGCTGCGGGCGTTCTGATTTGCAGCGGTCGAACGCCAGCGGGCAGCGCGGGTGAAAGCTGCACCCCGAAGGGGGCGACACCGGGGAGGGGACTTCGCCCCCCATCGGGCTGCGGTCGCGGCGCGGGGCCTCAAGGTCGGGGATCGTGTCAAGCAGCAGGCGGGTATAGGGATGCAGTGGGTTGACGAACAAGTCGGCGGTTGGCTGGATCTCGACGATACGGCCCAGATACATCACCGCGATCACGTCGGCCATGTGGCGCACCACACTCAGGTCGTGGCTGATGAAAAGATAGGTCAGGCCCATCTCCTTTTGCAGCCGTTTCATCAGGTTCAGCACCTGCGCCTGAACAGAGACATCGAGGGCGGAGGTCGGCTCGTCACAGACCAGGAATTCCGGCTCGCCGGCCAGGGCGCGGGCGATGGAGATGCGCTGCCGCTGGCCGCCCGAGAATTCGTGCGGGAATTTCAGCCCGTCGGCGGGGGCCAGCCCCACGGTGCGCAACAATTCATCCACACGGGCCGAAACCTCGGCCTCGGGGGTGTCGGGTTTCAGCGTGCGCAGCGGCTCGGCGATGATCCGGGCGACGCGCCAGCGCGGGTTCAGGCTGGCAAACGGATCCTGGAAGATCATCTGGAGCCGATCCCTGTCACCGTTGAAAGTGATCTTCCCCCCCGAAGGGGCGTGAAGCCCGGTCACCAGCTTGGCGATGGTGCTCTTGCCGCAGCCAGATTCGCCAACCAGCGCAAGGGTCTGGCCGCGCTGGATGACGAAATCGACGCCGTCGACGGCGCGCAGGGTCTTGCGCGGCTTGCGCTCGATCAGGCGGTTGAGCCAGGGGGCGGAGACGTCGAAGCGGCGTTCCAGCGCGTCGACCTCAAGGATGGCGTTGGTGCGGAGGGTCATGCAGCTTCTCCCTGGTCTACGGTGCCGGTCTGCGCCAGCCAGCAGGCGGCGCCGGAGGCCTCGCCGCTGGCGATGCGCGGCACCTCGGCGCGGCAGCGCGGCCCGGCATGGGCGCAGCGCGGGTTGAAGGCGCAGCCTTGCGGGATGGCGTTCAGCCGCGGCATCGCGCCGGGGATCATCTGCAATTCCTCGACATCCTTGCGCAGCGAGGGGATCGAGCCCATCAGCCCGGTGGTGTAGGGGTGGCGTGGCCGGCGTACCAGGTCATTGACGCTTCCGACCTCGGCCAGCCGGCCTGCATACATCACCGCCACACGGTCGGCGGTTTCGGCGATCACGCCCATGTCATGGGTCACCAGCATCACCGCTGTGCCCCGCTCCCGGCACAGCCGTTTCAGCAGGGCGGTAATCTGCGCCTGGATCGAAACATCGAGCGCGGTGGTCGGCTCGTCCGCGACGATCAGCTCCGGCTCGGCACAGAGCGCGAGGGCAATCACGATCCGCTGCCGCATCCCGCCGGAGAACTGGTGCGGGTAGCTGTCGATGCGTTCTTCCACCGCCGGGATGCCGACCTCGCGCATCAGTTCCCTGGCGCGTTCGCGGGCGCGGGGCTTGTCGAGGTCGCTGTGCAGGCGGATGGTTTCGACCAGCTGGTCCCCGACCCGGAACAGCGGGTTGAGCGAGGTCAGAGGGTCCTGGAAGATTGCGCCGATGCGACGGCCGCGCACGGCTTGCATGGCACGGTCATCGAGATTGTCGATCCGGTCGCCGGAAAGGTGAATCGTGCCGGCGGCGATCCGTCCCGGCGGTTCCAGAAGCCCGAGGATCGACATGCCGGTCATAGACTTGCCGGCACCGGATTCACCGACCACGCCGAGGATTTCACCACGTCGGATTTGCAGCGAAATGTCATCGACGGCGGTCAGCACGCCTTTGCGGGTGGGAAATTCGACGCGCAGGTTCTGCACGTCGAGAACGACATCGCTCATGGCGTGACCCTCTTGTAGCTGGGGGTGAAGATTTCGCAGACCGGCGGATGGCCGGCGGTGCGGTCCGGGTATTTGGCGATCAGCCCGTCGAATTGCGCCTGGGCGCGGGCGGCATCGGCCGCAGCGTCGACGCCGGGGATCACGCCATCGGCCATCACCTGCCGCCCGTCGATCCAGACATCGCGCATGTCGCGGCCAGAGGCGGCGGTCATCAACGTCTGTACCGGGTCGGGCGTTTGCAGGCAGTGGCGCAGATCGATCACCGCGATATCAGCCTTGGCACCGGGGGAGAGGCGCCCGAGGTCAGCCCGATCCAGCGCCTGTGCACCGCCCAGCGTGGCCGCATCGAACATGTCTTCGGAACGAACCGCCGAGACACCTTCGGCCAGACGCGCGGTCATCATGCCGATCTGCATGTTGAGGATCATGTCGGCCGGATGGGTGTCGGTGCCCAGCCCGATGTTGATGCCGCGCGCGCGGGCCTTGGGAAAACTCTTCAGCATCCCGCCATGACGCGCGGCCACCAGCGGGCAATGCACCAGCGTGGCCTGGGCCTCTGCGATCAGGTCGAATTCGGCATCTGTCGCCTGCGTGCCATGCGGCAGCAGCCAGGTGTCGCGCAGCGCGCCGATGCGGCTCAACCACTCAATCGGTGCGCAGCCGTGCTGTTCCCGCACCAAATGCAGTTCCACCGGCGACTGGCTGCAATGCAGGCGCACCGGCGCGCCCATCTCGGTGGCGATTTCGGCGGTGCGTTGCAGCAGCGTCCCGGTGCAGGTTTCGATCCGGTCGGGGGCAAACATCGCGCGGATGCGTCCCCCGGCGATGCCGTCGACGCGCCGGGCGAAATCGGCCGCCTCGGC encodes the following:
- a CDS encoding DUF3035 domain-containing protein codes for the protein MALARGLIIVAILGLAACGERERDISLRSFHNPGGGPEEFAILPNKALEAPPSYAELPAPTPGQGNRTDLTPEADAVAALGGNPAALDNRGVAASDAALVAHAGRRGINPDIRPVLTEEDEDFRRRKSRFTKIRLFRVDRYYPAYKRQALDGQKEKQRWQNAGAPTPTAPPAVQ
- the dapE gene encoding succinyl-diaminopimelate desuccinylase — encoded protein: MSQPLDPVDLTARLVRCPSVTPEEGGALRLLEEMLTGAGFTCHRADRGGISNLFARWGDKGHARTLGFNGHTDVVPVGDTAAWSVDPFGAEIRDGKLWGRGATDMKSGVAAFAAAAVDFVTRTPPDGAVVLAITGDEEADATDGTRALLDWMDSTGEAMTHCLVGEPTCPEVMGEMMKIGRRGSLTAKFTANGVQGHSAYPHRANNPIPALVRLMDRLSGHELDTGTDHFDPSTLAVVTIDTGNPATNVIPAACRATVNIRFNDTHSGDSLTRWLQREAQEVSRLFDLPIDVEIKVSGEAFLTPPGAFSELVARAVAAETGVTPVASTSGGTSDARFVKDHCPVVEFGLVGQTMHQVDEHVVVDQITQLKAIYGRILADYFA
- the rnr gene encoding ribonuclease R, with product MTDLPSKSDILQWISDNPTQTAKRDIAKAFGIKGAARIDLKRLLKELEDEGHLEKRKKTYRDPDRLPPVSVLQVAEPGPDGDLTARPLEWAGEGPEPAVHIIARSSDPALGAGDRILARLTLIEGAHAYEARLIRKIGHNPQRILGVYRQGAEGGRIMPIDKGSDREWLVPDGATHGARDGELVEAEQSGPKSRMGLPRARIVARLGDPSAPRAVSLIAIHQHGIPDAFPDDVVAEADAMKPAGLKGREDLRHLPLVTIDPADARDHDDACYAQADDDPKNPGGHVLWVAIADVAHYVRPGTALDREARRRGNSTYFPDRVVPMLPDRLSGDLCSLHEGVPRACIALRMRLDADGNKIDHAFHRGIMRSAASLHYEEVQAAMDGAPNDRTAPLMEEVLEPLYAAYAALVRAREARQPLDLDLPERRIELSEEGEVTSVRFKDRLDAHRMIEEFMVLSNVATAETLIARKVPLLFRVHEEPPVEKLESLRETAQASGFALAKGQVVLTRHLNQLLDQAAGTDFAELINMSTLRSMTQAYYAPVNFGHFGLALKHYAHFTSPIRRYSDLVVHRGLVRAHGWGEDGLTPQEIETLDATGAHISETERRSMTAERDTTDRYLSAYLAERVGSEFTGRISGIARFGAFVRLDETGADGLIPMRSLGAEYFHFDRDAGTLMGSETGVEIAPGQRVRVKLAAAVPVTGGLELELLELDGQQMPGGTGGRGGRGGRGGPRGRGDSPRRKLVKAKRKSDKIKRKVKRQRH
- a CDS encoding lytic murein transglycosylase — translated: MTRIHAGLPGLVLLCGLQLAVAEAVRADAPGRSLRPQVRPASITSMATRVAAARPVDVAPPTPGAPASADAGEVARAALRAIEVTRNANPRAPALPRGNATDELSNVIAVTARESEAHAPVTLVRRSLRPRLRPANLAEAPRRAAAAAAPAPQAVPAALQADFNRWIAGFRGRALSAGVSGAVFDRAFAGVEYLPQVVKRDGNQSEFTTSTGDYLSRAVSDSRVRNGRAAAAEQAGRLNAIAARYDVPGHYVAAVWGMESNYGANRGNTPLISALATLAHDGRRGAFFEKQLIAALKILQNGDVRPEDMTGSWAGAMGHTQFIPTSYAAYAVDFTGDGRRDIWSDDPTDALASTAAYLAKAGWIPNMPWGVEVIVPRDFNFALAHGPKKMPSEWERLGLRAADGGRLRDHGSAKLLLPSGAQGVAFLTFRNFDVIKRYNNSDAYALGVGHLGDRIAGAGPLKGSWPEGDHRLKRAEREEVQRLLARRGFDPGGVDGRLGPNSIRAIRAFQSSAGLVPDGHPSVPLLQALRR
- a CDS encoding FAD-binding oxidoreductase; the protein is MLEDLQAIVGAEHVLTGADAAPYGHGWGDPAHATVPLAVVRPASTEEVAAIVRLAGATGTALIPVAGRTGLTRAGHGEGALILSVERMNRIREIRAEGRSAVVEAGVILANLHSAVEDHDLVFPLTFGARGSAMVGGALGTNAGGSNVLRYGNTRDLVLGIEAVLPSGAVMNLMSPLHKDNSGYDLRHLLIGAEGTLGVITAAHVKLFPKPGAYATAMVAMDDLDDALALLNTLQAETGGSVEACEYMPGTYVQAHTALPPGHRAPFDRTWPVNILVEVGALAPRDCTPGPDGRIPVQSRLEEVLGRMLEDGRISDAVIASSEAQRREMWARREAAAEIAGQHKLRITLDVAVPLDRVAEFLRRADARLAQLDPAATTSVVAHLGDGNVHYTIFPRDADPVHKEHVMEEIEGIALDLGGTFSAEHGIGTVKLGAMTRRKDPAALAAMRAIKAALDPAGIMNPGKLIPPA
- a CDS encoding aspartate/glutamate racemase family protein, which translates into the protein MRLLYLNPNSTEAMTDSMVAVARDTAPDADVLGWTNHLGPPAIQGPEDGAAAIKGMLSLLPKARATGVDAIVIGCFDDTGLARMRAAAHCPVIGIGQAAMSLATLHSDRFGIVTTLDISVPVIAANVDAYGHRQACFGVFASGLPVLEVEQGGQAVEDRLAITIATARSRGAGAVVLGCAGMSRLRQRLSTRTGSVLIDGVVASAFMARAVACA
- a CDS encoding nucleoside deaminase, yielding MYDETFLRRAIAISAQALDTPGTEPFGAVIVKDGKIVGEGINRSVMHHDPTSHGETEAIRDACRNLETVDLRGCQLYSSCEPCALCVAAMNIAGITALYYAADMAQAGEAIADLPEAARFPVDVDRLTHECGRAVGERAMPSEQHLDAEAAKILRDWARHARSQV
- a CDS encoding ABC transporter ATP-binding protein; protein product: MTLRTNAILEVDALERRFDVSAPWLNRLIERKPRKTLRAVDGVDFVIQRGQTLALVGESGCGKSTIAKLVTGLHAPSGGKITFNGDRDRLQMIFQDPFASLNPRWRVARIIAEPLRTLKPDTPEAEVSARVDELLRTVGLAPADGLKFPHEFSGGQRQRISIARALAGEPEFLVCDEPTSALDVSVQAQVLNLMKRLQKEMGLTYLFISHDLSVVRHMADVIAVMYLGRIVEIQPTADLFVNPLHPYTRLLLDTIPDLEAPRRDRSPMGGEVPSPVSPPSGCSFHPRCPLAFDRCKSERPQRSPDVHNRRVACFAAEEGTPDVR
- a CDS encoding ABC transporter ATP-binding protein, with the protein product MSDVVLDVQNLRVEFPTRKGVLTAVDDISLQIRRGEILGVVGESGAGKSMTGMSILGLLEPPGRIAAGTIHLSGDRIDNLDDRAMQAVRGRRIGAIFQDPLTSLNPLFRVGDQLVETIRLHSDLDKPRARERARELMREVGIPAVEERIDSYPHQFSGGMRQRIVIALALCAEPELIVADEPTTALDVSIQAQITALLKRLCRERGTAVMLVTHDMGVIAETADRVAVMYAGRLAEVGSVNDLVRRPRHPYTTGLMGSIPSLRKDVEELQMIPGAMPRLNAIPQGCAFNPRCAHAGPRCRAEVPRIASGEASGAACWLAQTGTVDQGEAA